CCGGTACAGCGGGCTGGACACGGTGGCCGAGGTGATCCGCAGCTCGCCGGTGCCCGCGCGGTGCTCGATGTCCGTGGGCGCCAGCACGGCGCGGTCGCGGCTGGTGCGGTACAGCTCGATCGCCTCGTCGACGTCGCCCTGCATCACCAGCCTGCCGTTCTCCAGGTACAGCGCCGTGGAGCACAGCGCGGTGACGGTCTGCACCTGGTGGCTGACGTACAGCACGGTGCGCCCGTCCTGCGCGGAGCGCCGCATCCGGTCGATGCACTTGGCCTGGAACTCGGCGTCGCCCACGGCCAGCACCTCGTCGATGGCGAGGATCTCCGTGTCCAGGTGCGCCGCCACCGCGAACGCCAGGCGCACGTACATGCCCGACGAGTACCGCTTGACCGGGGTGTCGAGGAACTTCTCCACCCCGGAGAAGTCGACGATCTCGTCGAAGCGCCGCTGGATCTCACCGCGCCGCATGCCCAGCAGGGTGCCGTTGAGGTAGACGTTCTCCCGGCCGGTGAGCTCGGGGTGGAACCCGGTGCCGACCTCGAGCAGGCTGCCCACCCGCCCGCGTAGCCGGATCTGGCCCTCCGAGGGCGCGGCGACGCGCGTGAGCAGCTTGAGCAGCGTGCTCTTGCCGGCGCCGTTGCGGCCGAGGATCCCCACCGCGGCGCCCTGCGGGATGTCGAAGTCCAGGCCGTCCAAGGCGGTGAAGCGCTCGTGCGTGGTCCGTCGGAACGGGTTCCGCAGGCGGCGCAGCAGCGCCTCGCCCGCGGTCGACGGGCGGTCGTCGTCGTGCGAGATCTGGTAGTGCTTGGACAGGCCACGGACCTGGATCGCGGGTGCGGTGCTGGTGGGCGACGTCATGTCCTCGTCCCGTCGTCGGCGGCAGGG
The sequence above is a segment of the Cellulomonas chengniuliangii genome. Coding sequences within it:
- a CDS encoding ABC transporter ATP-binding protein; translated protein: MTSPTSTAPAIQVRGLSKHYQISHDDDRPSTAGEALLRRLRNPFRRTTHERFTALDGLDFDIPQGAAVGILGRNGAGKSTLLKLLTRVAAPSEGQIRLRGRVGSLLEVGTGFHPELTGRENVYLNGTLLGMRRGEIQRRFDEIVDFSGVEKFLDTPVKRYSSGMYVRLAFAVAAHLDTEILAIDEVLAVGDAEFQAKCIDRMRRSAQDGRTVLYVSHQVQTVTALCSTALYLENGRLVMQGDVDEAIELYRTSRDRAVLAPTDIEHRAGTGELRITSATVSSPLYRTTEDKTIELVVGSNPSFIGKYFVSCHVNDRNGTTILQCDSRVSGLWLDAGLDQKIVLTIRSPWLKPGEYTVDLFVCSSGVLDAFEGAARFEIHPVLPYEHAVSDEGLASGLVLADFGYERR